GTTTTCATGgactaaaaaatattaaatgaatgaTTGGAATTTCAGTGCAGATGGTAACTATGAGGTCACACTCATGACCAAAGCAACGCTTCATCCGGACGGAAAAGTTGTTTGGGAACCACCAGCAATTTATAAAAGCTCATGTATAATTGACGTAGAGTTCTTCCCCTTTGATGTTCAGACATGTGACATGAGATTTGGTTCATGGACATACGATGGGAATCAAGTGGACTTAGTTCATATCTGTTCAAAAGACGAATCATCTACTGCTGAAATAGAGAAAGGTGTTGATATGAGACAATTTTACCAAAGCGTAGAATGGGATATTTTAGAAACTACTGCAAAGAAAAACTATAGAGATGATGTGTGTTGTGCAGAACCGGATATTACGTTTAATATAACCATGCGTAGAAAGACATTATTCCACACAGTAACCCTCATTATTCCTTGTGTTGCCATCTCTTTCCTTACcgttttagttttttatttaccATCGGATAGTGGCGAGAAAATTACCTTGTGCATTTCTATTCTCCTCTCATTAActgtgttttttcttcttttggccGAGATTATTCCACCGTCCATAGTAGTACCATTGATAgggaaatatttattatttaccaTGATTTTAGTAACTTTATCTATTCTTGTGACTGTTATTGTTTTGAATGTTCACTTCCGGTCACCATATACACATACAATGGCGCCTTGGGTGAGGCGTTTATTTCTTGGTATATTACCAAGACTATTGTATATGAGGCGTCCAAGACCAGACAAAGAATTAAAAAATGATAAACCAAAGCACTGTAATGGTCTACCTCCAAGTAAAACCTGCAGAGAAATATTACAGCATAACTTTAACTTACAAAGAGGATTCCTACAAGCTAGCAGAGAAGCTGTTTCGAGCGA
The window above is part of the Mytilus galloprovincialis chromosome 4, xbMytGall1.hap1.1, whole genome shotgun sequence genome. Proteins encoded here:
- the LOC143073137 gene encoding acetylcholine receptor subunit alpha-like 1 isoform X1, with the translated sequence MRDVSFLFYLNLLCIFIVRVSYGSDDARRLYYDLLKGRKYNKLIRPVGNSSDKLTVRMGIRLSQLIDIDEKNQIMTTNVWLRQEWYDRSLTWNPSEYDNLSVLEVPIQDIWNPDIVLYNNADGNYEVTLMTKATLHPDGKVVWEPPAIYKSSCIIDVEFFPFDVQTCDMRFGSWTYDGNQVDLVHICSKDESSTAEIEKGVDMRQFYQSVEWDILETTAKKNYRDDVCCAEPDITFNITMRRKTLFHTVTLIIPCVAISFLTVLVFYLPSDSGEKITLCISILLSLTVFFLLLAEIIPPSIVVPLIGKYLLFTMILVTLSILVTVIVLNVHFRSPYTHTMAPWVRRLFLGILPRLLYMRRPRPDKELKNDKPKHCNGLPPSKTCREILQHNFNLQRGFLQASREAVSSDESGIHFRRPVPQAVRDAVESVCFIADHLKKSDRENSIKEDWKYVAMVIDRLFLWIFTTACVVGTFGIILQAPTIYSDVQAITPLDLADASCLVNMQT
- the LOC143073137 gene encoding acetylcholine receptor subunit alpha-like 1 isoform X2; translation: MRDVSFLFYLNLLCIFIVRVSYGSDDARRLYYDLLKGRKYNKLIRPVGNSSDKLTVRMGIRLSQLIDIDEKNQIMTTNVWLRQEWSDIKLKWEPKEYGGVKRLYVPSQEIWLPDIVLYNNADGNYEVTLMTKATLHPDGKVVWEPPAIYKSSCIIDVEFFPFDVQTCDMRFGSWTYDGNQVDLVHICSKDESSTAEIEKGVDMRQFYQSVEWDILETTAKKNYRDDVCCAEPDITFNITMRRKTLFHTVTLIIPCVAISFLTVLVFYLPSDSGEKITLCISILLSLTVFFLLLAEIIPPSIVVPLIGKYLLFTMILVTLSILVTVIVLNVHFRSPYTHTMAPWVRRLFLGILPRLLYMRRPRPDKELKNDKPKHCNGLPPSKTCREILQHNFNLQRGFLQASREAVSSDESGIHFRRPVPQAVRDAVESVCFIADHLKKSDRENSIKEDWKYVAMVIDRLFLWIFTTACVVGTFGIILQAPTIYSDVQAITPLDLADASCLVNMQT